The segment CACTACTTCCCTAGCTGAACCTCCTGGTGGTCTAACCTGTGACTCTGGCCACTACCTCCCTAGATCCATGACTACTTTCACCTATGTTGAAAATGGGTCCTTCGGAGCCCACCTAGGCCCCACACTGCCAGAGAATGCTTCAGGGGTTCCCTGAAACAGATTGAGTCAATACcgactctgtgtctgtctttgcaGCCCAGCTCCCATCACATGATACATCTCCTAGAGAAGGACTATAGCTCAGGAGGAGCCTATCTTGGCATTCTGTTGCAGTCCCTGCCAGAGCCTGTCTTTGGCTGGATCCTAATGCTACTTCACTAGCATACATCGGGCatccactgagctgtgtttcctccTTGTTAATCACAGTAAACACTGCACCATCCTGCTTTATGTGGTGATAATTGAGGCTCATTCCTTCAACCTCAAATACACTGAAATTCTTTGAAGGTAACCACTCAGCCAGGCATACCAGACTAGAACCAATGTTATAGTCAATTGGTTTTACCAAGATGGCTCAGGCAGAAACAGAGCAATAATTTATGGCTGGGAGCCATCAGGACATTGGACATTTAAATGATTTTGAACGTATCAATCCAGTAAATCACCCAGTTATTGTTTTATAGGTCCTAAGAGAAAAGGTGGAATCCCTGAATCCAAGGTGGTCTGGGTTCCATGCCCCACGCACCTCCTCTGGAACATCACCAGCTTCTCAGCTTTCAGGTCAGACATGTCCAGCTTTCCGCCCTTCTCTTTGACAGCCGGGTGTTTGCGCACAAGCAGCCAACCCACGTGAGAGAAGAAAAAGCCACGGCGGGAGTTGTGAGGGTCGGCGTGTGTCTCAGAGAACTTGTGGTGGGCGCGGTGATCCCGGGCCCATTCATACACATCGTTCTGGAAACGGGAGAGAGGAACCAAGTGCTGAGAAGAGAAGTTCTCCTGGGGGAAGTCAGTGGCCTGGTATCTTCCTGGGCCTAAGAGAACTCCTGTGACTCCAAAGGAGAACATAGGGGGCTGCTCTTCTGCACATTTGTCCCCGAAGCTCCCTGGGCAAAGCCCCAGAGCACACTGAAggttgtgtgtgtgggagggaggaAAGTCATGGCACTTACAAAGAACTCTGCAGTTCTTGAAGAAAGGAGTGTGAGAACCTGGGGACAGAGATCCTCAGGCAGGTGGCCTTGGATCCCAGGGAGACCTGGAAGATGCAGGGAGTGACGCCTAGATGCGTTCACAGGTGACAGCCCACCCGACCTAATTTTAAGCTGTCCCATAACTAGTGAGCATGAGTGCATTTCCATAGGACCTCTGAGCTCATCTGGGGCACATGGGAAACACTTCACATACTGTCAATAAACGGGAATGGTTTAGCTCCCGGTTTTTCTCTTGTAAGAAGGGAAGTCTCAAGTCATCCAGTGCCCACTGTTTCAGCCAACAGCTAAAGTCTTCCTCCAACGCTCCTCATTTCTACTATGAGTCCACTTTTACACCTGACCTAGCCTGGTCGGCCTCAGATAGCACAAGGTTCACCAGTCCAACCTTTCGGAGTCAGGTAAGGGGTGATGTgcagaagccagcctgatctacatagtgagttccagtccgGCCTTGGCCACTCagtgagatcttatctcaaagaacaaaaattagTGTGATAGTGGTTAATCCGCCAATGTGTCTGTGAGGACTTGATGGGTTAACTTATGCCAAGGGTTTAGCAAGTGTCTGCCAGGCACAAGCCAGTGCTATTGAGTTTCCAATTCTGTGACTTATCACCATTAGTCCCATTGTGGTGACATCCCAGGATAGCCACAGTAAAGTATGAGTTGACTCTCCAGTCAGAAGAGTCCAGGAAATCAGGGTCAGTGCATGGATTACGCAGCAGGGCCCTTTAGGCAAACATACTGTGTGATACCACATGAGTCCTGAACCTGTTGTACTTGAGGTGACTCCAGGAAACCAAACAAGGCAGTCAATGGTGGTCCTTACAATTCCCCTCTAGATGCTGATCCCCCATGGCCCCCTCAGATCATCCATGGGATGAAGACACCACCACAGCACCAGCCTCTTACCTGGAACGCCATGGTGTTGGCAATGATGAGGAAGATCCTCAGGGGCAGCCGAGCCTTGTAAGTCCTGTGGCTCCACAGGCGATGAGCCCCGGCTGTGATGCCCAGGGCACTGATAAGGTAGTAAAATATCCCTGCAAGACAAGACAGTGGGGAGCTCATCAATAGGCAAATTTCAACAGTGCCAGTTGCCAAGGCGTCTTCCCTGATGCCAGTGTTCCTTGGGTTTAGGGTGAGGATCTGTTTTTCACAGAACTGTAAGAATCCCTTGGTCTCTCGGGCCTAGTAGCTTTTGCCCCCCAAATGGGCAGAGTTGTAAACTCTTCTAGCAGAGCCCAGGGCCACAAACAGGAGCCTTGTGAAAAATAGCAGATACATTGATCGGAACATCAACCAGTTAGAGAACCCCTGAGTTTTAGGGGACATTCAAGGGATACAGAGGATACAGTCACATTCGAATACTCCAGAAGGGACTGTGGCCCATATCAGACAGTCAGCCCTGAAAGAGTCATGCTTATAGTGTCCTAAGTGACCTTAAGATTCTCatactcaggctggagagatggctcagcggttaagagcaccaactacccttccagaggtcctgggttcaattcccagcaaccacatggtggctcacagccatctgtaatgaaatctggtatccttttctgatgtgtctgaagacagctaaagtgtgctcatatacataaaatagataaataattttaaaaaatattctcagACTCACCACTCATTTtaaacagagtgtcattaatactACTTCACTtcacctttaaccccagaactTCGGACAGCAGAGAAAaatctgaattcaaggccagccctggtctacagagttctagaacattaagggctacacagagaaacccctctcaaaaacaaacaatcaaaaccaaaacctcAACTTTACATCGAGGAAGTTGATCTCAAGAGAGGTTAGGTCTGAACAGGGCTGTTCAATTCTCAAAATAGGTACCGACATCGGAACCTTTCCTGCTTCGTCGTCCTCTAGGCATGCAGGGTGAGAAGGTACTAAATTCCATCTTGAATGGTTCTTCTCTGGCCAGCACTAGAATGCTGGGACAGAGGCCCTGGTAGCCACTGTTTTCATGCCTAAGGAGCCACAACAACAGCTGACCCTCAGAAGCCTTTGACCTTAGTTGCAGTCAAGAGGCACACATTGTACAATGTCTACGTCCTGTAGCAGAGACAGAAAACTCCTAAGCCAGCTTCCGTGCACCCCCATTTTCCTCTCACAGAATCCTTGTGAGCCAGAGTCAGTGTCTGACATCCTAAGCAAATTCTAGCCACATTCTCTCAGAGCTGAGATTGAAGCACCAGATGTCTGCTACCGATGGTCACGGGGCAATTTGACTGTCTTATGTACCAGATCTGACCACACTATACCAGAGAGCCCCAGAGAACCACTAGCAAtcaaggggagggaagaaatgggTTGGGGCAACAAAGAGGCCCTCAACTTTACACCAAGGAAGCATCCGTGTTGGTTTCAGGCTGTAGATGACCCAGGCACAGGCTAGACCATATATGATACCATGACAACAGGGGGCTTGGGACAAGGACACAGGCACACTGGGATATTCTACCTAAACCTCAGTGTTCCCCACTCCTCCCTCATCAATTGTGTCTACATGTTGGTAAAGGAACATCTTAAGAGTTATTTTAAGAATCAGACTggatctgggtgtggtggcctttaatcccagcacttgggaggcagaggcagtcagatctctgtgagttcaaggccagcctggtctacagtgagaccctgtctcaaaaaaagggggTAGCAGGCTGGAGATTCTTTAGTTTTGAGTGTTATCAGAGATCTCTTCAGAACGGGGTTCTTTGCAGAGTTAACAAAGAGAATGGAAAGGCTCTGGAAATAGTTTCCTCAAGAGAAAGGCTAGGAAGTAGCACAACTGGCCTAACAGAACCTCACCAACCCCAACAAAGCACGGTCCCTCTACTCGTTAATTGGAAAAAACAGTGGATCCTTTCAGATCTAGGTCATCTGGACAACTTCTAAGATGACACTTCACAGACCAAATCTAACTACTTAGAAGGCCCAAGAGGCACAAGGCAGAAGAGCCAATACCAGGCTAACCATCCCTTTCACAATCTTACCCTTGGAGAGAGCAGCCACAAAGTACCTAGAGCTAATACTGCTCCAGAGAAACCTGTCATCCAGAGAGGGAACCCTTCAGAGAGGccttatttcattcttttaacaTCTGGTTGATTAGCAGGTGCTGCACCCTGGGGAATGACCCAGAGCAGAGGCACACACCTGTAGCCTGGGTGGGGTAGAAGCCTGTATCACCTTTCCCTAAGGCAAACTACCTAGGCAGGGGTTGAAGTCAGAATAGTTGTGTAAATAAcggccttttcttcttttcttttgagggaCTGCTCTGGTACAGGGTCTTCAGGCTCTGTTCCCTGCCCTAGGTGAAGAGTAGTCCACAAGACCCCTGGCCTAGCACCCGATTCCCCTGCCAGGTTCTCCTGGGTCAGGTGAAACCAGGACGAACAGCTAAAGCAAAGTGCCTCACACAGAAAAGCTTTTACAGAGAAAGTTGTTTCTCTGCCTCAGGAATGCCCAGTTCCACaaggaaccagaaaaaaaaaaaaggctggagaaATCTGGACAGAGGGGTGCCTTGGGTCACTTTATTAAAGAGCAAAGAGGAATCTGGGGCACTGGCTCAAGACAAGGGGCGCTGCTCACCAAAGAGCCAGGTGTAGACCTTGCAGGAGGGAAGCCGGCTGTGTTCGTTAGATTATCAAGAAAAGGTTAGGGAAACCTGGACACAGACGGGACACTGTCCATTGCAAGACCCCCTTCATTAGAAAGGTGGGAGAACTTGAAGACGCTCCCTGACCCAGAAGGAAGAAAGGTGCTTACCCCAGAGCAAGGTGTAGACCTTGGAGGAGGGGATCAGTGTGATCCCGTACAGGGCTCCCACGTGCAGCAGGGCCATGAGGATGATGTTCCTCCAGACGTACTCCAGCTTGGGCGGGGGCCCCTCCTCATCCTGGTAGCTGGGGTCGTGGATATCTTCTCTCATTTCAGGACGGATGTCTTCTTCCAGATAGAGGGGCACCTTCTTCATCTTCTCTCGTCCATTCTGCAGGTTTCCGGAAGGAGGCTctgtgatggtagtggtggtcgTGTAGGAACTGGAGATCTGCAAGGAAAAGGTCATTTGGGGGAGGCGGATCTATGCGGGGCGCTGTGTGAGCCGTTGGTGTACCATGTTCCTCACACTAGTGGAGGTGAAAGGCACAGCAGAAGCACAACAGATCCTGTTCCAGAGCTCAGGGAAAGAGGTACTCTGAGATAAATCAGAAGTTTCCAGAAACCGTACACATTTGttgagggtgtatgtgtgtgaaagacAAGTAGGAAAgaagagtgaaacattcacacCCCTAGTAACACACAAAGGCATCCCTGCGTGAGTATACAAGTTTCAGCAGGACGGGCTTTCCTTTAAAGctgcggttctcaacctgtggctcacGTTCAACCCCTTTGGGGGCTCAAACGACCAAAAGGGATCGCCCAAGACCATCAACAAACAGATATTTAcgttacgattcataacagtaccaaaattacagttacgaagtcgcaacgaaaataatcttatggttgggggtcaccacagagtgaagaactgtattaaaggatcgcaGCATCAGGAACTTTGAGAACCGCTGCTTTAAAGCTAAAGACATGAAAGTTGGGACTCAACTGCCCAAATTACAATCCACACCTCCCAATCAACTGGTCGCATTAGAATTCGAGGAAGCTGTGTAGTCCGGAGAACTATCAACTTGTTCCTCCGGGGACCAGTCACCTAGCAGCGTAGCTGGCGCGCAGAGCGAGGGCCCCTTCTGGAAGCTCACCTCTTGGAGCATGTGGGCCGGCATCGTGGCTGTCGGTTGCTCGCTTCACTTTCCCAGCGCTGAGATCAAGTGTGGCGGAGCGGCGCTTGGAAACCTGCCCTCCTGTCTCACCGGATGGGTGTTCAGCCCGGTCTGGCTGTGCGTAGATCTCCCTGGGCTGGGAATTTAAAGGGTAGAGCAGGCGATGGGATGACCGTGCTCAGTATTTCCTCAGACCCCTTTTATCTGTTGCCAGCAAAGGGTAAAGAGCGCAGAGATAGCTAGCCAAGGAAGCCAGGCgtggaggtgagggagggagggagggagggagggactaagaaggggaaaaaaagccaaGTAGATTCCAGAGTAGACCTCCGAGGCGCCGGGATGCTGAAGGCATCAACACCGCGCGGATCCAACCCCCTGCCTGAGGGTAAATGCTAATGCGCCTCCTGTGAAGCCTGTCTTGTCATTGGCCAAAGAGAATTTGGTGCCACCTTGTCCAGCCTTTTCCATTGGCTAGGCGCAATCTGCTGTTCCCTCTGCCACTAGCTCCTcgctctctcctcccctctttttctccttATCCTCTTTGCTGTGGGCTGATGGATGACTTTTCTTTAAGAGGAGGATAACGTGGTCCCTTGTAGGGGTTGTGTACAAGCCTAGGACTCTCTTCTGGCGGTTAATGAATGGTTCACTGGGGAAATTGCATCGGAAAAAGTGAGGAAGACACTGGCCATCGCCACTCATAACTCTAACTTCACATCCACCCCCACTTCCAGGCACCTACAAAGAGAAAACCGGGACACTAGGACATGAGGGTGCTCTCAGTCTCTGATATCTAGTGCCCAGGGCTCTGACACAGGAAAACAATGGTTTGTCCGGTCGCTGCCGAGTGCAAGGAGCTCACATGCTGAGTTACAACTGCGTTTGCTCATTGGTCTCAATCTGAGGGAACCGCCTCTGCCGGGAGCCAGAGTCCAATCCTATCCCCACTTCCCTGAGCGGGATGTTTGAGAGATCATCAGGCTCAAATTAGGGGATCTTCCAAGGAAAGGTACTAATCAAAGGACCTGCATGTGCCGTAAGAATAGCAAACAGGTTCTTTGCCATCCCTAACAAGTTGTCACAGGAATATCATTTTGTTGAACCCACACTGACGGTGAGCAGTGGGTACTCCttggtatttattattattggtttctttttagatagggtttctgaagctctgactgtcctagaactcactatgtacaccaagctgaccttgagctcCATAAACCTGTGTGCCTTTGAGTTCTGGGCGGGGCTCCttggtcttttaaaaaaggaagtgagatttaagagagagagagagagagagagagatgaggttaCTGGTGGTGACACTTAGCAAGTTATGGTGGAGCTAAGAATAGAGTGTGGGATTAGTGGCTGCCTCAACAGTGCATCTtaaaaaatcccagcactgggaggcaaaggcaggcagtaTCTCCCAGTTCTATGCAGCCTGGTTTGCATAGGgagttcttttctcttcttcttttccctctccctccctcttttctgtctgtctgtctgtctgtctgtctgtctgtgcccttccttccttcctttctgatatCTGTGACTTCTatgcagcctggtctatacaatgAGCTGAGTTTCTTtcgttttaaaattaaatgaagacagggtttctctatgtagctcttgctgtcttgaaatttaCTTTGgagtccaggctgacctcgagctttgtctgtctctgctggGATAAAGGCCTGCGCCACTAAGCCCCATTTATACAGTGGGTTGTAGGTCAGCCAGTGTTGCATGGGCCTGTTTGACAGCAGCAACCAGGTTCCCCTGGTAATTCCCCCTAATTCCCCTTCTGCTGTCATCCACTAGGTCTGGGGACATTACCTGGACTAAACTGCTGTGACACACATTGCCAGCAAAGGTAAGGGCAGACCCAAGACAGCCTGCAGTGTAGCAGTCCAACACTTCCCTCTAAAATCAGGCTGTTGTGCTAGTGAGAAAGCTTTGGGGGCCCAGACACAGTAGGCACTGGTTTGTCCGTGATCTTATATGACTGTAACATGGCACCCACTATAAACCTCAGGATCTTCCATTTATTGGGCTTAGTTGAAGTAACAGGTGGTTACATGTTTGCTGGGAACTGATCTCCAGTTCCCGGCCAGAGGGATTAAGGACATTTAACTATTGAGCCACCCTTCCTCTTTACAATATGATTCATGACTCTCAGCGCGTAACGTTCAGCCCAGCACCCAGGGGGCAAAAGCTGAtacatctctgagttccaggccagacagactacatagtgaggtcctttctctaaatcaaattttaaaattgtaattcaCGTATTTTCCTGTCGATGAAAGGGAAGCAGAAGGTAAGTGTGGAAGGTGGGGGGGTGCCGTTAGGACTTTCCAGAGTTCTTAAATTCTAAGAGATTGAAAAGGGAACAAGAAAAAAGGTAAAAACGGGGTCCCACTTAGACATTTTCAGTAAACACACAGACCTTAGACCTCAGCAAGAATCCACAGAAAAAGGCTGCTCACTCGGTCCTCAACCAAGCTGGGTCCGCTATTCCAACCAGACTGTATGGATTGAGCGCAGGTCTGAGAATGTGGGCGCATGCTTGGAGAGCACCAGAATCACTGCCATCTCTCTGGATGCCTTTATCCCACAAAGCACCTGGCCAGCTGACTCTACCCACCCAGAGGGGTATTTTGAAGACGTGTTGGAGATCCATTGTCCCTCCTGACAAACACTCTTCAAAAATTGTCACAACCATTGCAATGGACTGACTGGCACGTATTCTAGAGTGCATGGTATGTCTGTGTCACACACCCCATCCTCTTTaatcaacataaaaaaaaaccccaaaggcCCTCATTGACGAGAAGAATTGCCTTTGACTGAACGTGTGAGACGATTTTCATTCAGTTCCTCTAACTAGAAAACTGGTTCCCGTTTGAGCAGAGATCACCTCTCACCAGAGGCTCTAGCAGTAACAGAAGAACAGAATTGGCATTCTGACTTGGATTGTGTATTTGTTTCATCATAAAAGAGGAACATTTTCCAGCAgttatgaaaagaagaaaattattagACTCTTAAAGGGTTTGTATAGATTGACGAAAActcaaaatgattaaaaataaaggtttatggccataccaccctgaataCACCTGATCTCGGCTGATctcagaagctaagcagggtTGGACCTGGTAagtacttggatgggagaccGCCTGGGAATACTGGGTGCTATAGGCTATCTAGTATTTTGCTACAtaactaggctgaccttgaactcatagaaatctgtttgcctctacctcctgagtgttgggactagAAGTATGCCTCATacctctttaaagatttatttttatttttaattgtgcatTTGTGcacgtgcatatgcatgtgtgtgttttgtgtgtgtgtgtgtgtgtgtgtgtgtgtacatgtgtgtgtatgtgtgtgtggaggctcacctgtggaagtcagaagacaacttctggGACAACTTGTGtgagttggttttctctttctaccatgagGGGCCTGGGAATCAATCTCATGTCATTAAGTTTAGCAGGAAATGTTATTACATCCTGAGCCTTCTTGCCTGCCCATCAGAAAGATGTTTtataagtaatttttttcttcatggtGCTAGAGAATTAAATCTAGGGCCTCTCCTATCCTACacaagtgccctaccactgagctacacctcagCCCATTGACCCATTTCTGgaattgtcacacacacacacacacacacacacacacacacacacactaagcattGCAGATCTACGCACTATGTGTGCCATAGCTATGCCAacgatattttatatttgttatttataaTACTGATTTAGGGcttgtttttaatataaataatattggGTTAGTAAATTAATTTATTCTGCCCACCAATAGTTTTAAAACACTCAATTCAGGCCTAAAGATGGGGCTCAGCACAAAGCACTGGGCTTAGTAACCCCCCACCACAtaaaccagacagcatacacatgcatatatgtaataaatttaaataacaaCAGTATCTCtctgagccaggcatggtagtgcacacctgtaactccagcacttgggagttagcaacaggaagatcaggagttcaagagcAATTTCAGCTACACGAGGAGCCTGAGGCCAGCCCAGTATGTAGGAGACCCTGTGACAAACAAAACAGTCTCTAATGATCCGAAAGTGTGTCCACTTTGTGGAGTTTGCAAGTAAGACACTGGACATGGTTTTGTCTAATCTCAGTAAAGGAATAACATATTttagaaagggaggggaaataaGCTGTTTTGAAACTTACCAGATCCTAGCCTGACTTGGAAAAATTATTCTGTGAATTTGATTTCCTCATCTGTATGCAGGGTGGTAGTGAGCCAGGCCTGGAATCCCAGCgttcgggaggcagaggcgggtggagcTCTGAGTCTGGTCTCCAGAGTGCATTCCAGGGACAGCCAGGGTGACACTGAGAAAGCCTCCCTaccttggaaaaacaaaaacaaaacaaaacaaaacaaacaaacaaacaacaacaacaacaaaacaacaaagaatgaTTCATTAAGAAAGGCTGCttggagccttatttataatagccagaagctggaaagaacccagatgcccttcaacagaggaatggatacagaaaatgtggtacatctacacaatggaatattactcagctatcaaaaacaacgactttatgaaattcgtaggcaaatggagggaactggaaaatatcatcctgagtgaggtaacccaatcacagaaaagcacacatggtatgcactcattgataagtggctattagcccaaatgcttgaattaccctagatgcacagaacacatgaaactcaagacggatgatcaaaatgtgaatgcttcaccccttctttaaaaggggaacaagagtacccttggcagggaatagggtaGAGGGCTCTGAGCTTAGCATATTACTGAAGGTATTGGATAGGGTATGAGGCCATACttgtcttttggtttttgttttttaagagtttatttgttctttattttatgggtatgggtgttttgcctgcatgcatatacTCGcaacatgtgtgtgcagtgtaaccttagaggtcagaaaagagtacgagatcccctggaag is part of the Rattus norvegicus strain BN/NHsdMcwi chromosome 1, GRCr8, whole genome shotgun sequence genome and harbors:
- the Scd gene encoding acyl-CoA desaturase 1 isoform X1, which translates into the protein MPAHMLQEISSSYTTTTTITEPPSGNLQNGREKMKKVPLYLEEDIRPEMREDIHDPSYQDEEGPPPKLEYVWRNIILMALLHVGALYGITLIPSSKVYTLLWGIFYYLISALGITAGAHRLWSHRTYKARLPLRIFLIIANTMAFQNDVYEWARDHRAHHKFSETHADPHNSRRGFFFSHVGWLLVRKHPAVKEKGGKLDMSDLKAEKLVMFQRRYYKPGLLLMCFILPTLVPWYCWGETFLHSLFVSTFLRYTLVLNATWLVNSAAHLYGYRPYDKNIQSRENILVSLGAVGEGFHNYHHAFPYDYSASEYRWHINFTTFFIDCMAALGLAYDRKKVSKAAVLARIKRTGDGSHKSS